In the Salvia miltiorrhiza cultivar Shanhuang (shh) chromosome 8, IMPLAD_Smil_shh, whole genome shotgun sequence genome, CTCAAGTATAATCCTTCTGTGAAGCATACAtgcaaaatgataaaaaaaaaatggtcaaaTTATTGGCTAGAATGTCTTGGGGCCCCAAAATCAGATGATTTTTTTGATGTCTGGCACTTGCCTTTCTTGCCAGTGTGAGATACCTGATTTACTTTGCTTTAGATGCAATTTCTGATGCCAAGATGAGAAGTTAAATGGAACATGTCAACCATTATTTACTAGCTCACATACCCTATTCATGACATGTTTGATAATTTGTTAACCTATTTCATGTACTCAGGTGTCTAATAGTGAATTCTTTGTATCAAAATGGCTATAAAGCATAAAGCAAAACTTTACTGGGGCCACCCGTCTAATGGGCTTCAGCAATCGTCTCAGTGCAATCAGCGATATGTTTAAAGGTTGTCTGGAAAATTTTGAGCTTATGCGCATGCAGCACAGCATGCTTGCCAAGCTGAAGAAATGTTAATTCCACAGAATGGGGCTCTGCAAAGGCTTGGCGGGGGTGCTCCAATTGTTGACTGGCGACTAACTGGCAACGGATTATGTTAGTTCACAACCTTTAGGAGTTCTCCCTTGCATAGCTGTAAGAAAATGTTTGTTGATTATTTCTGTTTAGAGCATATGTCTAGTACTTGTGCTGGCTGGTACATTTTTCGGGTGGGGGTTAGTTTGGTATAATCTGCAGTCGCGGTGTCTGTTTTGCTTGTTTGTTTACCCTATATCTTGAATTCTTTTGGAATTCCGACTCTTAGTTGTCTGTGCATGTTATTGGTTTTCATGTCTTATATATGGAAAACAGTTTTCTCAAAGACTGGCAGTTTGGGTTTACTCCTTATGTATCTATGCTTTTGTGGTGTCAAGGGGGAAACATAGTGATCTGATGCTTCATTTGTGCAAAATTCAGGAGATAAAATTTATTACTGGGTCACTAGGAATATTTCCCATCTTTTGAGAATAATAATTCCTATTAAAATTATGAttctcaactaataaaaataccaaTCAAATTACAAGTGACTCGATTATTGTGATCCAGTTCCGTTGTATTGCGACTAGTAGTGTGTTAAAGCAACATTgttggtttttattttttatttgttttgataaattacataagagaataaagaaattttaaagataGTGTGATGGATGACTCAAATTTAGGACCTCAGGTCTTAAGCATTAATCTTCCCATCGCTAGATTAACACGCACACAATATTGTTGGTTTTATTATCTTGTGCTGTTGACTTGTGCAAAGTTGAGGGGAATTTTAATAAACACTGTTGATTCATTTGATTCGGCAGTTACaattaataattgaattttgattttttgttaattttaaatCACTCGTGTGAAAATCTTGTATACCTATACTTTATATATACAAGTATAATTTATGCATACGTGTGCAATGGTTATCTTATACAAACGACTCTTCTAAGCATTGATCTGTGCAGAAGTGCAACTTGCAGCgcctttattttgatatatcaTACCGAATTTTGGCATATTGTACTTTCACGATATACTAAAATAATTGATATATAGATATCGTTGATTTTATAccaaaattatgatatatcGATAATGCCAAAATTTGGTATGATATgtacattaatatatatatatatatatatatatatatatatatatatatattactcccttcgtccatgaaataaactcccagttggggttcgACACGTagactaagaaaactgaaaagGTGGTGTCAAGGTGATGTAAAAGACTAAAAAGGTAGTGTTTATgtttgtgattacttttactaatctttcacaaGCTACTAGTATacgcccattcgtgcgatgcacgatggaCATCGAAATTAAGAGGTATCCagattaaaaaatttaaggaggttggtaaattttaaataaaaatatccttaaattttatgaaaaatattttaatacacaTTCTTCATAAAGTAGgggattcaaatattatatgaaaatttattcACATGCCTAGTTTATATATGGATTGGTTATtgtgaaaattatgtttttcgTAAGAATGTGAGAATActgtataaaatatatataaatgtgagaatattgtataaatataaatcgtatgttcaattctacttttttttacaggaaaaataaattacaaatctatgaatttatcttttttttttctattagattaaagaattctaaaataaaccaatataaaCTCCTACACCAATATAACCAATGCGAAATAATCTATTGAAGCAATCCAGACATACGACaaacatatgaaaataattaaatgcactATGGTCCTTATCCCTCTAcactaataacaataaaaaaaaacctATAAGTATAACGCAAAaagaaattatgaaaaactCATGCAAGTTTAAAACATGAatatagtgaaaaaataaaattaaaacttgaaataaaagagtaataaaaataattgcagtcttgcataataaaatgtacataattttcatgatttcataaaatattttatgcaaataacaaaaaagatgaaaactaacttcatttataaaataagagagagaaagagattaattttaaaaaaattaatttgaatatctTCTTTTTAGTTTAAAgtttttttatatactatattataaattaaattaaagctcgtgtcatgatatttaatttgatatgtgtattaaatttttttaattaatttaaatgtataaattttaggaaaaacaaaattctaaatgtaaaaaataaattaaagaaaagaaaaaaaaattgaaaacttgcaaagaaaaagaaaaaggaaaaaagagggagagagagagagagaaagagtgagtgACGGATAGTTGGTTAGAAGTGAGAGAAATTGGTTAAATTTAGAGAAaatgggagagagaaaatttagCGGTAAAAAGTTACCGTTATACtgatcttttatattatatatagatttagtgataataataataataacaacaacaacaacaacaacaacaacaacaacaacaacaataataacaacaacaacaacaacaacaacaacaacaacaataacaataataataataataataataataataataataataataataataataataataataataataataacaataacaacaataacaataacaacaataacaataataatgataataataataacaatgacaattaacaataataaggataatagtaataataataacaacaacaacaacaacaacaacaacatcaacaacaacaacaccaccaacaacaacaacaataataataataataataagaagaagaagaagaagaaaaagaagaagaagaagaagaagaagaagaagaacaacaacaacaacaacaacaataataataataataataataataataataataataataataataataataataataataataataataataataataataataacaacaacaataacaataacaacaataacaataataatgataataataataacaacaataacaattaacaataataaggataatagtaataataataacaacaacaataataataacaataataacaacaacaacaacaacaacaacaacaacaacaataacaacaacaacaacaacaacaacaacaacaacaacaacaataacaataataataataacaacaataacaataacaataataataataataataataataataataacaacaataataacaataataacgacaacaacaacaaaaaaaataataataacaacaataacagcagcagcaacaacaacaacaacaacaacaacaacaacaacaataataataacaacaacaacaacaacaataataataattagtttaggggagactaattattatataaGTAATGGTGGAATAAAGTGGGCTCAATAGGcaaaagtgtagtaattttaaaagcAAAGGAAGGTATAAGTGTCCAAAAAacagagtaggagtttatttcatgtacaaatatttaagggcaagtagaagtttacaaatatttaagggcaagtagaagtttatttcgtggacggagggagtacgatttaattgaaataaaaatacacATAAATATTGTTCATCATGcagtaataataatatagaataTATGTTGCAGCGAAGCCTCAAGATAAACACAACCCTCGTTGATTCTCGAAGAATCTCGACTATTGTGGAGAACAAAGAGaaaaccctattttttttttatttcaaccAAGACCCCCTTCACAGGTTGTCTTACGGCAATATATAGCAAGTTCTCAAAACAATAAAAGATCTGCCAAATCTCTAAAACATGaaacaaaataatatatttcctagcataataaaaaacaaataaactaaataacatATCATGGCTTCAACTTGCAGATAGGATCAACTTATCCAGGAACGCCAATGCGGTCTCATCTCCAACATTCTCTCCCTCGTGGAAACGATTCGCCCTTGAATCGTCGTGGGTATCATCTCTAGAATCATCAGCAAAAGGGACCAAGTGCTTCACATTGAACACGTCAGACGTGTGAACATGGCTGGGCATAGGGGTGTGCAGACCCAACCCGAACCCGTCAAACCCGCCCGGACCGAACCGACCCAAGACCTATGTTCGGTCCGGTCCGGGTCAATTTTCTTGGACCGAACTTTTgtcgggtcggtccgggtcaaAACCCGGTCGAACCCGGACCGAcccatgtatttataaattaattattttttatatatttaatatttaaaatagtattaataaaattaaattttcagaTTTCTAACCCTAAAGATTGAGTTGTGGATTGTCAATGATGGAACTATGATATTGATATGTATTTGTAtcgtatttattatgttttaggTATGAAAATTAAGTGcgaaattggaaaaaaaaaattcggcctcggcgggtcggacccggaccgaaccggacccgttgttcgggttcggtccgggtcCGGGTCGGCCCACACACATTTTTCGGTCCAGGTCGGTCCGTTCTCTCAAAATTTTCGGTCCAGCAAACCcggcgggtcggtccgggtccgacccgctgcacacccctaGCTGGGCAGACGAAGTTGGTATGCATTGGGATTGATTTTCTCAATAATTTCCACGGGACCAATCTTTCGCGAAGCTAGCTTGTTATATTCATGTGCAGCAAAATGATCTTGGGTGAGGATAGTCCAGACGAAATCACCAACAGAAAACTCGACATGATGACGTTTAGCATCAGCAACAATCTTGCAACGAGCATTGGCAGTTTCTAAGTTTTGTTTGGTGGCAGTGTGAACTTGATTGAGAGCCTCCACGAAGTCCACCGCACGGCCTTCCAAAGGAGCAGGAGAATGATGAATTATCAAGTCCACCGGTCCGCGCGGAACAAAACCGTAGACCACCTGAAATGGGCAGAATTTCGAGCTACGATTGAGGGCCGAATTGTGAGCAAACTCAGCTTGACTAAGCTTCATGTCCCATGTCTTGATATGATCACCAACCAGGCAACGAAGCAATTTACCCAGCGAACGGTTCACAACCTCAGTTTGACCATCCATTTGAGGGTGGTAAGCACTACTAAAATGGAGTTCAGTGTTGGCCATGCACCATAAGCTCCGCCAAAAGTGACTCAAGAAACAAGTATCACGATCGGACACAATAGACAACGGCAAACCATGGAGGCAATAAACATCACGAAAGAATAATTGAGTGACATGTAGAGCATCAGAAGTGCGCTTACACGGTATGAAATGCACCATTTTGGAAAACTGATCAACTACCACAAAGATAGAGTCGAAGCCACGTTGGGTCTGGGGCAGGCTAAGGACAAAATCCATGATAACAACATCCCACGGACGAGAGGGCACATGTAAAGGGCGATAGAGACCAGCATTAGTGGAAGTACCCTTGGAAACTTGACACACGCGGCACCGATTAACATGACGGGCAACATCATGTCGAAGGGAAGGCCCAAAAATCACCTCTGAACCAACTCCATAGTCCGGTCACACCCCACCTGGCCGATGCCATGCAGCTCCGAAATCAGTTGGGCTCGGAGACTGCAATCTGGAATGCACAAACGGTTATCCCGAAAGAGGAATCCATCAAGGAGAAAACAATCAGAGGACTCACCGGATTGAACTTGGAATAGTACACTGCCGAAGAAATGATCAGTGGAGTATAGGTCGGTAAAGGTATCGAATCTCGGGACACTAACACGCATGTTAGTTAGTAGGGAATGACGACGGCTGAGGGCATCCGCCACACAATTAGAGGCTCCAGACTGGTGACGGAAGACAAAAGTGAATTGTTGGAGGAAAGCTGACCAAGAGGCATGGCGAGCAGAGACATTGTCTTGGCTAGAGAAATACTTAAGAGTGTCATGATCAGTAAAAAGAATAAATTTCGGCGCCAATCTCGAACTACTCGAACAACGGCGTAAAATTCCACATCATAGGTGGTGTATCGAGATTTAGCACCAGTTAATTTCTCGCTGAAGAAAGCGACGAGGTGTCCTTCTTGGCTCAAGACCGCGCCAATACCCACCTTGGAGGCATCGCAGTGGAGTTCAAAAGGACAAGTTTAGTTTGGCAGAACGAGCAAAGGAACCGATGTGAGCTTGGCTTTGATTAGTTGGAAAGCTTCCTCGGCGGTGGAGGTCCACACAAAGTGTTTTCCACGCATACAATCAGTCATTGGAGCTAAAATAGAGCTAAAATGGTGAATAAATCTCCGATAAAAAGAGGCTAGACCGTAGAAGCTACGAGTTGCTGTCATGGTGGTAGGGGTCGGCCAATGTCAAATAGCTTCGATCTTGCTGCTATCCATGTGAATACTTTCTGCTGAAATCTGATAACCCAAAAATAGAACTAACTACCTTAACTATGTGCTCCCATTGTTCATCCGTGCAATCAACCATGTGGTCCTCATTAACGTTGAAGCCTACTCCAGTATTCCCTAACATCAACGAAAGGCTGTAGTAGTTTTTTTTTCACGCGCATATCTTTGAGTTGATATGCGGAACACCCTTCAAATCAGTACCCAGAAACGCCTTCTTCATCACCTCTTCCAACTTGTTAAGATACCCTGCTCGGAAGGACTTCCATCCTTGTGCCACCAACTTTTTCAACGAACTCAGCAGCGAATCTTCCTCCTTACCCGTCCAACTCAGACGTGTTTTATCCATCTTGTTTGCACAACAACGCCCTAACTCATTGCTCCCTGTTTCCCACATATTAGAGTACCATATCAATATTAGATCGATGCCATGTAACCAACCAGTATTCACACATTTGTGACTTTCAAAACCCAACAAGCAGCTCACATATATTCTATTGGCGTATTAAGTTTAACACATTGGCAATGAAGACACCAAAAACCCTAGCACACATGACCAAGCAAAGATATAATTAcaccaataaaaaaaaaatcaagtatcATCGAAGCATTTAGGTAACACACATCATTGACATCTACCCAAAGTATACACTGACGAAACTAATCACTGGAAACACAAAGAGAATATAAAATGCCCACAATCAATTTGACAAAGTACAGCAGAAATTTGACGATCAAGAAGGAGTTAAAGCAAACCTTGTTGAGCTGAGTTCATCTCGAACCAATTTTGTGGAAAATTCTGAGTTTCTTGACGGTAAGAATTTCGCGACCCTTGAGTATCGAAGAATTAATTACATGTAATACACACATTTTAACCAATATCTATCAAACACAAAAATTCTGGAAATGTGTTTTTTAATAGGCGATATCAAAATCACACCCTTGCCCCAGCTTCCTTTGCTTAGGTTTGTCTAAATTGCCTTATCAATACCATATAGTCAAACACGACCTTAAGGTTTaaaattcatatagtcttacaaTCTTTTGTGATTGTGTATAAGTATAACAATACTCCAGTATACAGAGAACGTGATTAATTTTCATGGAAGTTATGATCCATTAAAACACTTTTGTAGCCCGGTACCCATCGAATCGGGGATCGGGTATCCCATACTCGGAAAAATAGGGCACTGGGTTACCGGGTATTGATTCTCGGATATTACCCGACCATATCGGGTCGGGGTCGTGTAGAAAATAGTACTAGCGTGATTCTCTTCCAGTTTCCAAATAAAGTAGGATATATGACGTGGCTCAGAACCTTTGTCTGGAATGCTATTGGTCCGCTTCGCTGAAACTGAAAGTGGACTCTAAACCCTAGTCAATTCAACCGCCGGAACCACGCCGGCGCCGACGATGAAGGTAGTGGCGCTAGTCAGTGGCGGTAAGGACAGTTGCTATGCGATGATGAAATGCCAGCAGTACGGTCATCAGGTTTCCTTCTCATCTCATCTGCGATGATGAATTCGCCGCTCATACTTCActttgttctctctctctctctctatatatatatatttatttatttatttatttttttaaccttCAGATTGTGGCGCTGGCGAATTTGATGCCTATTGATGAAGATCAAGATGAGCTCGATAGCTACATGTATCAGACAGTAAGCCTGTACCTCGACTTGATTTATTCTTTGTCAATCTTTAATTGGAATATGAAATTCTCTACTTTAGAAGTTTGATATACGAAATGAATCATATTCTGTTTGCTTACTTTTCTCTGGTGATCAGACTATTAGGTACGAATTATTGGCATTTATAGGGATGTGGAGTGAGTCGAAAGGTTTGCGTCATTGTACTATTGCCTGTAGAATGTTCTTCAATTTGAAGAAGCCAGTTCCATTTATTCTTTTATTGTTTGTAAATAACTATTAGAAAATCTCGACTAGTTACTACTTACTTTTGTAGTTGTGCTACACATCTTCTAGTTCTTTGTACGAGAAAACTCATGATGTTTAGGCTAAGCAGCTATTTCATGCTTATAGTTGAATGTAGTGAGGCAAAGGGATATAAGTCAACAGAGGATGGAATACAATATTTTGGCTATAACTAATTAGACTTTACTGCTGAAATATTAGTCTAGACTAAGAGATGCTGTTAAACTTTTAGTAATGCTTGTATCCGTTACTGTAGACAATTTAATTGCAAATTAGTGCCAATGTTGCTGAAATTTTGCTGGCTTGTGGAACTATTCTGTTCAATCCACAACGTAAGATCAAAATTCCCTTGTTTCTTTATGACTTCACGAAGTGTGTAATGTATATCTCTTTTGCAGGTGGGACACCAAATAGTTGTAAGCTACGCACAATGCATGGGGATTCCATTGTTTAGGAGACGAATTCAAGGAACTACAAGGTACGTCCTTCAATTAGGATACCTGGGTTCACTTGCAGATCAAGACATGCTTTTTCTTCTTGTGTATTTCATTAGGTTTTCCTGTTTTTAACATAAATCACTTGGTGGAGGTTGTCAATGTTTATATGCTGTTCATGCGCCTCGGTTCCAACTTCACGATGATATTAGCAATTTAATTTTTGCATATCTTTGAGGGAGATATACTCCCACCTCACATCATGTTGTAAGATTTAAAAGGGTCTAATAGATAGCATCAGTTGTTACATAACTTATATTGTATCATTGTTTTAGGTCAGTGAAATCTGACATATGAGTGAGGCATCAGAAACAATTTAACAGCCTGATTCCTGGCAATACCAGTGATAGCATCTcattctaaattttaatttaaaaaccaCCTTCAGGTGGTGGGAATTCCAGCAAGTCTGTTGCAAGTGTactaaaaaaagtaaaatatattaAGAGACAAAATTTATGGCCTTACTTCCAGTTACAAAGAATACAAGGAAGATGTAAGAATATTTACAGAATATCATCTTACATTCTTCATTACAAAGTTGAAATTCTGTTAATTATCATGACATTGTTATTTACGAGATATGTATCAAGTGTAGGTTTGCTAGTTTCCCACCTCTTTGCTTGATAATTTGGTATGTTATGCTTCACAGGCATCATGGCCTTAGCTACAATATGACTCCTGGGGATGAAGTTGAAGATATGTTGATCCTCTTAAAAGAAGTTAAGAGGCAGATACCATCTATTTCAGCAGTATCCTCGGGTGCTATTGCGTCTGACTATCAAAGGTTACGTGTGGAAAGTGTGTGTTCTAGGTTGGGGATTGTTTCTTTGTCATATTTGTGGAAGCAAGATCAATCATTGCTCCTTCAAGAAATGGTAGAACTCATTTAATCAATTATAGAATACAACATTCCATTATCAATGATAATTCTCTGTCTCTTTGTACCCAGCAGAAAGTGTTATTTTAATTCGTATAAACCAAACTTTCATTTACTTGTTTTCAGATAAGGAGTGGAGTTATTGCCATCACAGTAAAGGTATAGTTGGTGTAACTTATTCTGTTATTCAACACTTTTATGCACATCTAATTACTGTTTATCCAAATTTCGTTAAATTGAGGACATCATCATTCTTAACTTTAACTCTTCCTATTTTCTTGGCAATGGTCTTGCAGAaaattatcttttatttatCAGTTTGACCAACTTATATGTTTTAACTTCATctcagtatcagcagtatctaACTCCTATGTTTCCTTCTACCACCCATTCTATTAGGTAGCAGCGATAGGGTTGGTCCCTTCAAAGCACTTGGGGAAGGAATTAACACATTTAGAGTCCCATCTTCACAAGCTAAAAGAGTATGTTAACCTACTTATCTCTGGTGTTCTGTGGTATTTGACTCCACAACATTTCTCATTGGCTAATTTATTGGCAGGTTGTATGGGATAAACGTATGCGGTGAAGGGGGAGAATATGAAACTTTAACTCTGGACTGTCCCCTTTTCAAAGTGAGCTTGCATCTCTCTCTAACATTTAGCTTCTTATGCAACTTTCATAAAGACGTTAGTGGTGAAAATGCATTAATTTTGCTCATCTTATAATTCTATGACATCTAATATAACTTCCACTTGATCTTAACTGTACCTTGTTTTCCCTTTTCCTTGGAATACTGACATGTATATATCTTGCCAGAATGCTCGAATAGTGCTCGATAAATTTGAAGTCATATTACATTCATCAGATCAAATAGCTCCTGTAGGAGTTCTTCATCCCCTGGAATATCATTTGGAGAAGAAGTTGGTCCCCTTGTCTAACACTGATAATGACAAAACCAATGAGGTACCTGTGGGAGAATCCAACTTAGTGCATGAAGTGGTGGGAGATTTCCAGGATATCTTGGAAGCTCCATCTTCTAAAGATGTTGTGATATCTGACTTAGGAGTAGATACAAAACAAGAACTTCGCTTCTCAAAATCCAAGAAGAAGAATACTTTCTCCATTACTTGCTGGCTGCAGGATGCCTCCAAAACCTCTGTAGGTATGAAAATAAATTCTGATGGATAATAGTTTTGGCTGAATTCATTTTTACTTCCCTCATGAATTTGTTCTCTTTTTCCATGTTTATAATGGAGAGATCTTTCATTTGGACGTTCATAGTTTTTGTACTCACACGGTCACACCATTTTTAATTCTACAGATTTGCAAGAGGATCTGCGGGTGGTTTTAACAAAAATACAATTGTTGCTCAATGAAAATAATTGCTCTTGGGAGAACGttctatatatacatttatatatagatgataTGAACGAGTTTGCTCTAGCAAACAACGAATATGTGAAATTCATTACTCAAGAGAAGTGTCGTTTTGGTGTGCCATCACGGTCGACAATAGAACTTCCTCTTGTGCAAGCTGGTCTTGGGAGAGCTTATGTAGAAGTCTTGGTTTCAGATGATAATACTAAAAATGTTTTGCATGTTCAAAGTATTTCAGAGTGGGCTCCGAGTTGTATCGGTCCGTACAGCCAGGTTAGATACCTAGACTTTCCCAAAACAAAGGAGAAAAAACATGATTCAGTGTCTCTATGCAATTATGGGATTTACATAGCTTTATCGAATTCTATCTTCAAACACATTTCTGCAATGAATTCTTTGTTGATACTCACAAAAACATCACGTCTTTTCTTTTCATTCTTGTCTAATTAAACGTTTATGTAGCCAAAAAACATATCAgccttttttatttgtttagtaCCATAGGAAGTGACCACTATGAAGCTagaatctttttaatttttcttataaTATTTTTGTTGCACTATAATTTCATGTTTTGCAACTCCCGAAGAAACACATGTTGTGACTTTCAGCTTATTACTCATTTACTTATGCATATTTTTCAGGCAACCTTGCATAAGAATATTCTGCAAATGGCTGGCCAGTTGGGGCTTGACCCACCAACGATGTTGTTCTCTGTTGAAGGTCCTCCGCTGGAGTTTCAACAAGCGCTGGAGAACAGTGAAGCTGTTGCAAAATGTTTCAACTGTTCAATATCTACGACTGCTATTTGCCTCGTTATTTATTGTTCGGCATCTTTGAGTTCTTCAGACCGAATTGGTGTTGATAATCAGATGGATGTTTGTCTTGCGCAAATAAAGTCGCAGTTGAATAATGGAAGCAAGTCAAATGCGCTTGTAGTGAATGATCCTGTCATTTTGTACATTCTGGTTCCTGATCTGCCAAAAAGGTGATTTACATAATTGTTGCTTATGATTCATCATTACATTTCATGCAGCTATTAGCATAAACCATTCTGTAGATAACGCACAAGCCCAATGATCCAAAAGAATGATCTAGTATTTAAGTTTCATAAATCATCAGAGTTTTTGAGCTGGCATTACTTTTAGCTTATGATACGCAGCAGTCACATGAATGTAACTTAATATATGgggctcattttttttttttttttttttttgtttcagaGCTCTTGTGGAAGTTAAACCCCTTCTTTACAGTGGGGAGAATATGGAAACCCCAACTAGTGTCACCAAACAAGATTTATGTACGAAACAAGCTTATTGGGGGTTTGAGCATGAAAGCTGGCACAATGGTTGTCTCCAGAAATGTATCGTTGGCAGTAGAATATGTGCAGCTGCGATATCTATCACGCAAGAGATTGCGGCAAAGATCTGTTCTCAGACTACTAGCCCTGCTTACAATGAATCAGAATGTAAAGCTCATACTCAAAAGAAAATCGTAAGGATAGCTGAGTTCTGCATCTACCTGCTCAATGAAGTTCTTCTTGAGAATGATCTCTCCTGGGATGATATATTGGTTAGTTATTCTCTCTTACATCACACTGAATCTTAAATTATGATGCGTTCACCGGTTTctcttttatttgattgttcCTTATATTCCATACTTAACATATTGCATGTTTCTACTTTATATTCAGTCGTTAACTTGTTATATTAAGTttattctcttttctttttttgataaattaacagtactaaacaaagaaatttaaaggccgagccacaggggactcgaacccaagacgtTTGGCCtcaggcattaaccccttaccgcttgaccaacacacgcacacatattAAGTTGATTCTTGGATGGTACTATGGTAGTACTAAGCTTAATTGTTCAAAAATGCATTTCTGATGGTTTTAATCTCCCATCACCTTTGAGTCGCCAATATTAACCCCGATATATGGTTGCTCGATagtattttgaatataaattgaTTGTTTGTGTGGAGATGGATTG is a window encoding:
- the LOC130997423 gene encoding diphthine--ammonia ligase; the encoded protein is MKVVALVSGGKDSCYAMMKCQQYGHQIVALANLMPIDEDQDELDSYMYQTVGHQIVVSYAQCMGIPLFRRRIQGTTRHHGLSYNMTPGDEVEDMLILLKEVKRQIPSISAVSSGAIASDYQRLRVESVCSRLGIVSLSYLWKQDQSLLLQEMIRSGVIAITVKVAAIGLVPSKHLGKELTHLESHLHKLKELYGINVCGEGGEYETLTLDCPLFKNARIVLDKFEVILHSSDQIAPVGVLHPLEYHLEKKLVPLSNTDNDKTNEVPVGESNLVHEVVGDFQDILEAPSSKDVVISDLGVDTKQELRFSKSKKKNTFSITCWLQDASKTSVDLQEDLRVVLTKIQLLLNENNCSWENVLYIHLYIDDMNEFALANNEYVKFITQEKCRFGVPSRSTIELPLVQAGLGRAYVEVLVSDDNTKNVLHVQSISEWAPSCIGPYSQATLHKNILQMAGQLGLDPPTMLFSVEGPPLEFQQALENSEAVAKCFNCSISTTAICLVIYCSASLSSSDRIGVDNQMDVCLAQIKSQLNNGSKSNALVVNDPVILYILVPDLPKRALVEVKPLLYSGENMETPTSVTKQDLCTKQAYWGFEHESWHNGCLQKCIVGSRICAAAISITQEIAAKICSQTTSPAYNESECKAHTQKKIVRIAEFCIYLLNEVLLENDLSWDDILNLRIYFSTSPETSHAALSTIFTNAFTEFAEMSRRIESGTEPFFTLVPILAAGTSATAMDNILTCELFARKF